In Lolium rigidum isolate FL_2022 chromosome 3, APGP_CSIRO_Lrig_0.1, whole genome shotgun sequence, the genomic window agtgatggacataaaggtacctccagcagctgaatccaataaattccgcgaagaaaaatttagtcctgcatagaaggtttggatgatcatccaagtagtcgacccatgggttgggcaatttttaaccagagatttcattctttcccaagcttgagcaacatgttcagtatctaattgtttaaaattcattatgctactcctcaaagatataattttagcagggggataatatctaccaataaaagcatccttgcatttagtccatgaatcaatactattcttaggcagagatagcaacctaatctttagctcttcctcttaatgagaaagggaacaattttagtttaataatatcaccatctacatctttatatttttgcatttcgcatagttcaacaaaattattaagatgggcagcaagcatcatcgtaactaattccggaaaattgatctttcataacaagattcaagtaaagcagtgtttaatttcaaagaattctcgctgtagtagcaggtggagcaataggtgtgcataagaaatcattattatttgtggttgtgaagtcacacaacttagtattttcagcgttggccattttagcaatagtaaataaagcaaactagataaagtaaatgcaagtaaactaatttttttgtgttttcgatatagcaaacaagatagcaaataaagtaaaactagcaactaatttttttgtattttgatttagtgcagcaaacaaagtagtaaataaaataaagcaagacaaaaacaaagtaaagagattgagaagtggagactcccttgcaggcgtgtcttgatctccccggcaacggcgccggaaaatatgcttgatggcgtgtatttcacacgttcgttgggcaaccccaagaggaaggtatgatgagcacaagcagcaagtttttcctcggaaagaaaccaaggtttatcgaaccaggaggagccaagaagcacgttgaaggttgatggcggcgggatgtagtgcggcgcaacaccggagattccggcgccaacgtggaacccgcacaacacaaccaaagtactttgccccaacgaaacagatgaggttgtcaatctcaccggcttgtctgtaacaaaggattaaccgtattgtgtggaagatgattgtttgcagagaaaacaagtaaaaacaagtattgcagtagattgtatttcgagaaagagaattggaccggggtccacagctcactagaggtgtctctcccataagacggacaagcatgttgggtgaacaaattacggttgggcaattgacaaataaagagagcataacaatgcacatacatatcatgatgagtatagtgagatttaattgggcattacgacaaagtacatagaccgccatccaaccgcatctatgcctaaaaagtccaccttcagagttatcatccgaacccctccgacattaagttgcaaagcaacggacaattgcattaaatatggtgcgtaatgtaactagtgactacatccttgaacatagcactaatgttttatccctagtggcaacaagcacaacacaaccttagaactttcgtcactcgtcctggtgtcaatgcggcatgaacccactatcgagcataagtactccctcttggagttaaaagcatctacttggccggagcatctactagtaacggagagcatgcaagatcataaacaacacataagcataactttgataatcaacataacaagtattctctattcatcggatcccaacaaacgcaacatatagaattacatatagatgatcttgatcatgataggcagctcacaagatccgacaatgatagcacaatggggagaagacaaccatctagctactgctatggacccatagtccaggggtagactactcactcatcactccggaggcgaccatggcagtgtagagtcccccgggagatgattcccctctccggcagggtgccggaggcgatctccaggatcccccgagatgggatcggcggtgacggcgtctcagtaatgttttccgtatcgtggctttaagtaggcggaagggcaagtcgagaggcggcacggggggcccacaccataggccggcgcggccaggggtggggccgcgccgccctagggtttggccaccccgtggcccctcttcgtctcgtcttcggtcttccggaagcttcgtgagaaaataggcctccgggcttttatttcgtccaattccgagaatatttctttactaggatttcgaaaccaaaaacagcagaaaacagaatcggcacttcggcatcttgttaataggttagttccagaaaatgcacgaatatgacataaagtgtgcataaaacatgtagataacatcaataatgtggcatggaacacaagaaattatcgatacgttggagacgtatcaccccttaGATACCCTGTTAAGTAAAACAGTGCATAAAAATTTTGCTGCCCGAGTTCAATAGAATGTTACATCTTTCATTACAGCTGGTAAAATAAAGCTAGGAGGATCATCGTCCCAGAAAAAAGTAGTGCTAGAATTAAACGAGTATCTAGCGCCAGAGTATGCGCCACACCATTTCCTTCTCTTGGACAATGTTGCACCACGATGTTACCAATTCTTTGCGCCATCAGGTAGCAGTCAAAGAGGATAGCAGAATAAGGGCTCCAAACCTCCCTCTCTCTGTTAAAAGCTTGCACTATTTGTAGACAATCTGACTCAATTATAACCGGAGCACATCCCAGATCCTCAACCAGCTGTAACCCTCTCAAAAGAGCACTTGCCTCAGTCGTAGTAGCATTTAAGAAATTATCTCCAATCCAAGTTTTACCAGCAACAGCTCATCCTTTGTGATCTCGGAGCACCGCAGCAATTGAACATGTGCCATTAGGAAAGAAAAATGCATCAATATTAAGTTTGTAACAATTTGGTCCTGGTTTTTCACAGCCCACAACTCGTGGCTCCGCTCCCGATTCAGCTCCACCATAAATTCAAGGCCAAACCGAGGATAGCGAACGATGTTCTTGATGGCGAAATAACATGTTCGCCCTTACAGTATTGTCTCCTTTGCCACTAGATATACCATGTTGCCACAGCAACTATCTCCTTCAAGCCCAGGGACCCTAGAACTGGAGGTTTACAAAAATTATTTCGAAGGATTTCTTCTAAGATCGCATATCCGGATCTGTCCACCACAATTGCCTCTTGTATTATTTTCTTTAGTCCAAGGGATTCCCGCACATCTCTCGCACGATTACACATAAAAATAAGATGCTTCACGTCTTCTGCACCCTGCGCACAAACTGGACACTGCCCCGATACGGGAATATGCCTATTTGCAAATACAGACATTCCTAGTATAGTACCATGAAAAGCCCTCCATATATAAATTTTAACTTTGCTTGGGACTTTAAGTTTCCACAAAATTTCCCACACCGGATTATGGGAGGAGGATCTCTGGTTTGCTGCCCGGTCTAACTTATGCCCATGTAGATGATTCATTGAACATACTATGCAGATCTCACTAAAAATTTACTAGATTTTGTCATGTGCCATGCAATAAAATCTTCAGTCATCACTCAGTGGAATTCTCAAGATTATCATAGCATCAACCGGGTTAAATAATTCCTTCAACATCACTTCATCCCATTGCATTGTATCCAAATTGATGAGTTCACTCACATACTTTAGCAATATTTGTCCTTTTGGAGTTTGAATCCTTCTGTCCGGGCTACTTGGAATCCATGGGTCGTCCCATATATTGATCAACTCTCCATTACCAACTCTCCATATAAATCCACGCTTAAAAACATTTAGTCCTGCAATAATACTTTGCCAAGTAAAAGATGAGCCTTTTTTAGGGCTAGACTTTAAAAGATTTACATCAGGATAGTATTTAGCTCGCAATATTTGGGCACATAATGAATCTGGATTTGAAATTAATCGCTAGCTTTACTTTACCAACATAGCAAGGTTGAAAGCATGCATGTCTCTAAACCCCATTCCTCCAAGTTTCTTGGGGATACAAATTTTCCACCAAGCCATCCAATGCATACAATTATGTTCCTCCGTATCTCCCCACCAGAAACTTGACATTGCATCAGTCATTTCCTTTAGCAACTTCTTGGGAATATTAAAAACAGACATAGCATAAACTGATATAGACTGTATAACAGCCTTCAGAAGAATTTCCTTACCACCCAAAGAGAGGAACTTATCCTTCCGTCCTTCTAATCTTGTAATAATCCTTTCTAGCAAGTACATGAAGCTATCACTTCGGTCCACCCCTACCATTGCAGGTAGTCCAAGTTATTTATCAGAGAAAGCTTCGGTCATGATGTTTAGTTCTGAACATAATTCTACCATGGCATCTGTGTCAACATTTGGGCTGAAATACATACTACACTTGGCCTCACTAACCAGTTGTCCCGAGCTTGCACATTATTGATCAAGTACATGTCTCAATGAGGTTGCATTAGTCATATCTGCCTTCATAAGGATTAGGGAATCATCAGCAAAGAGTAAATGAGATACTGATGGCGCAGTTCTGCAAACCCTGACACCTTCCATACCACGAACCTCCTCTCTATGAGCCAGTAAACTTGAAAGAGCCTCTGCACAAATCAGAAATAAAATAAGGAGAAAGTGGATCTCCCTGTCTAAATCCTCTACCCGGAGTAAAAGAATATGTTTCTTGATTGTTAAATCTGATTTTATACTTCACAGAACAAACACACATCATCAAAAGATCAATAAAACCTTGCTGAAAACCAAGCCTTCTCAACATACTTTCTAGAAAATTCCATTCAACACGGTCATACGCTTTATGCATATCAAGTTTTACCGCACAGTAGCCCCATTTTCCTTCCTTTTTATTCTTGATCTTGTGCAGGCATTCATATGCAATCAGAACATTGTCAGTAATCAACCTCCCAAACACAAAAGCACTTTGCACTGGGGATATAACATCATCAAGAATATGTTTCAACCGGAAAGCAATCATCTTAGATATTATTACCTTGTACAAAACACTAGATCATAAAAGCGCGCGTTGCCGTGCCCGTCCatctaaaaataataaatattAAAATATTTATAAAACATGGAACTGAAATAACATAATACCATGTGataaatgctcatgttttagagcCTATCCATCTTGTAGAAAGAACATCAATATTTTCTGAACCATATAAATATTATAGAGTAAATTGGATGGTTGGCAACTTCCTATTCAAAGTTTTAGATATAGTATTGCACAATCTTACCCACATAATTGCATGAATGGCTAAACATATACAAGGATGGAATAAAAAAAGTGTAATAGCATGACGCCCTAAAATAATTCATGATACAACTTAAGTGCAAAAGTACTAATTAATTTTGATGGAAAGAATCAGCTTTATTTTGGTCATTAAGAGGGCACAATCTAGAAATTTTAGCGAGCTCAAGAGCAGTCATGCTTGCTTCTCGTCTACTTGATGCTTCTTGTCTGCATTACTTCACAATTAGACATCGCACGAGAAGAAGTTTTGTGTTGCACCTTCACATCTTCTAATATACTGGACTATGTGGAGGTGTCAGGCTACCGCTTGTTCAGTTCGAAAGCAATGAGCTCCCAATCTGTTTCAAAGAAGACTTTGATCGCCTCAAGTTGAGTAGTCAGAGCCCCAAAACTTCAGACAGCGCACACAGTTCCTCTCATAAGGAATCGTGGACGTCATCCTTCGTTCCCGCTAGAGGAGCTACGACCTTCCCCTTATCATGTCCCGCTATTAAACCCCAGCCTGTTGTATCATCCTCGGGAATATAGGAGCTATTTGCATTATTCCAACATACATTAGCGTGTTTGTTTGGGAGGAGTTGGAGGTAGGGAATGGGAGTTGAAGGTATATGGAGTTTTAATCCACTGATTGTTTGGATAGAATGGGTACCTTTGTTCTTCAGTCTCCCCTTAAGGAAATAAATAAAGTGGCAAAACTCTTTAAACCTAGGCATATTTTACAAGCATGTAATACATTTATATTTCAGCTAACTATCATATACACACTTGACTAAAGCAGTCAGTTGGCGTTTTGGAGTGAACTGTCAATAGTTCATCATTTTTCGTTGCTTGGATCGGTTGTAATGGTTTAGATTTCTAGAGCACCACCGAGTTGGTGCTTATGTTAATTTTAGTGTAACAGGATAACATTTTCCTGTTTGTTAATCGAATTTCAAATATTCACTTCAGCTGCATATGGTTGCATTAGCTTTGTTTGCACCTGTTGAGTAAGTATTGATAGCCTTGTTTaaggtttaattttttttgaaggaTGTCTTAATATTTCATTCTCCATTCGAAGCATGGCATTGAAATATTATGATTTAGTTATTGTAACTTAATTCTTTTATTTCAGGAACACAACATGTGACCAGCATGACACCTGGTATTCCATCTGTCACCCATCCTTAAGCTATAGCTAAGAATTTTTGTTGACTGATTTGCAATCTGCAAAGGCTGCACTTGCCCACGTAAGAAGTTTTAGATTAGAAAAGTTAGTTTGTTTATCTTTTAGGCTAACCTGGGTGCATTTTTCTGCGGGTAACCCGAGTGTAAATTGAACTCCTATTTCAGTTGCATATTAGATTCCCAATGCTGCAATATGCCAGGGTAAGTAGATAACGAACCTTATATGTTAGATCCGAAATCATTTCTTGGTCTTATTCAGAATGAAGTGAGCTCAAATTTATTGCTGGATATGCAAGGTAGTAACATTTTTTTGATCTTATTTAGTTGGTTCTGTTGTTATGTCGTACTAAAGTCAATTACTGTAAGAAAACCTAAGTCAGATATTGTTCATAAATATGGAATCCATGGATGGTGGACATCAGGTATGTGCCTCATTACTAAATGTTATCTATTCCTAATTCTCTTATACTCGTTCCTATTCTTGCATATTTCTTACATGATGATTTGTTCTCGGCTCTACCTCATGGGACATCTTTAGTTTCTGTGTTGCACATCATGTTGGCATTCAACTTAAGCCATTAAAATAGAGTGCATCAATGCTCACCAATGCAAGACTTGAATTCTTCAGAAGTGACCTTCATATTAGAGTTGAATTCCGTGCAAGAAGATGCAAGACTTTAGAGGATAATTCTTTTAATGTTTTACTCTGTCCAATTTTTGTACTATGGTATCATGAGAAAAAGGTAGAAAACAGAGATGTTAGTGTATAAGTTACGAATTTATGTAAATCTTCTACTTAACATGTATCATTGAATTCTGATTGATATTCAAGTTTTCATAAATGTCCATTTTCCTGAATTTTCAAACATTCTTTTCTAACTatggacgggcgcagcaacgcgcgctttCATGGTCTAGTACATACATACAGTCACACCTATGAAGACACACACGCACAACCTACTCATATGAGCACTTCCAAGAAACTGCCACAAAAAAACTTCatccgacgggtcttgagattgacaaaGTTGTCACAGGCGACTCGCTGTCGACGAAAACGTCGCCTCTCACTAAATAATATTCCGCATTTTTATGAGACGTCAAAGTGTTAAACCTGAAGTTTAAACTCTGGTTGCAGTGccatcctaaccacccaaccacatGTTAATTCTCATTTCTAGTGCTGATTGTTTTCTCCGTAAGTACGACAGATGCATATGTATGGTATCTTTGCATGGATTTTCCCGTTATGTACATACTTTCCAGAACTCTGTAAATATGACTGATAAACATGACCTTCATGGTATATTTGCATGGATTTCATATTATTTATATACTATCAAGAAGCAAGCAGATCCTAGCAAATGCTACATACTATTTTTCATTTAACATCTCTTCTGGTAACCCAGCCATGGGGATGATACTCAGCTACCATAAAGGAATCAGACGATTCTCGACAGTGAAAAATATTGCAGACACTTCAGGCCATATAAACACAAACAGAACAAGTGAAACGTGGAACTGTGGAAGCAATGAAATTCATCCCAGAAACAGGACATGCGCACCAAGACCAGCATGCATAATCACCAAAGAAACAGAAAATCTTCCAGAACTAACAGCAAAACATTCACACCAGAGATGAGCTAAGCGACCATTCATATTAAACCTTCTCCCATCGGTTCATACAGCAAAAGCAGTAAGTAGCTGACAAGTTCAATTGCAAATTCAACAAAGCAATTTGCAGCAGCAAGGGCATTAACAGAAACTAAAGTGTTTTGTTCCTCTCGAAAGTACTCTTCTTACACGGAGAAAACCGACCGACGGCAACCATGACATGAATGACAGGAGATAAATCTCATTTCTTGCCCTTGCCCGCAATGTTGAGCTGCTGGAGTCCAAGTAGCAGGTCGCTCGAGTCCAAGAACACCTTGTTGCTGGAGCTTGAGATGGTATGCGCAATCTCCCTGGCGGCTTCAATCTGCCTGAGAGCGACGAAAGCAGGGTTGTTGGCGATCGCCTGGCCTATCAGCTCTGCACTCTTAGCCTCACCCTGTTGAGATGTAGAAAGAAACATCAGTGTTTGGATAAGGTGATCCACAACTCCACAAAAGAATTGTATAACAACCACCAGTCTTTGGCTCAGGTGCTCTTAACCTAACAAATGAAACATGTAAAAACTACCAGTGTTTTAATCAGGTGATCTCAAACTTAACATACGAAATGTATAGAGAACTACCAGTGTTTGGATCATGTAAACCAACCAAATGAAACATATAATAAAACTACCACTGCATGGCTCAGTTGCTCTTAAACTAAACAAATGGAACATGTAAAACCACCAGTGTTAGGCTAAAGTGTTctcaaactaaaaaaaaaagcagTGCAATGTATGAAACTATGGAGACATAAACAACATTAGCAGTATGCCTCTAGTAAACATACAAATGAACGTCTGAAACTATGGACATGGCGAATAGATAGTCTGAACTATGTTCATAGTTATAAACAGCATACCACTGAAAGTCTGAAACTACAAACATACCAAATGGGTCAAGTCTGAAACTATGTTTAGTGATATGAACATACCACTGAAAGTATGAATCGGTAAACATAGAAGGATGTTGCTACGTAGCGGCGCCGCACCGGCAGATTCCTGTGCGACGGCCCATTAACGGGTTTAAACGGCCTAAGCAGCGCGCGTAATGAAATGGCCAACGCGCTCCTCCGTAGAACGTAATTAGTTCACGTAACACCGCTCGAGTACATGCAGTAGTACTAGTAGCTTTTGCACCCGACACCTACAGCTAGCTGCAGCAACAAAAAGCAACTAGCTACACTAGTTAGCTCCAGATTCTTGTATGCACCTAATGTATAAAAATAACTATCGTTTTATTTTTACAAACTCATCAGGTTTATTGATACCCCTCCGGTTTTAAAAGAATAACTACCATCTTGCTTAGCAATAATATctaaagtatcaaattatttgaAAATATGTACCATGTTCTCACTAGCTACCAATTTTTTTTTAGGACCGCCACTAGACTTATTGTTTTGAAGCTCCACTAGCTACCAAATTATTTTGAAGGTAGCTACTGGGCTTCCCAACTCAGATTTAGCTGCTAGATTTTTCTGAACATTTACTAGATTCTAACTATCTAGCTGCCAGATTGTTTCGGAGGCAGTTCTTAGGCTCCGTGATTCACCGGCCAGATTGTTCTGAACACTTACCAGGTTCAGAGCGAGTAGCTACCAAATTCTTTTGAAGGCAACAACTAGACTCTGATTTAGCTCCCACATTGTTCTGAAAACTTTCCAGGTTCCGACTACCTAGCTACTGGATTCTTTTGAAGGCAACAACTAGGCTCTCTGATTCAGCTCCCACGTTGTTCCGGAGTAGCTATCATATTCTTTCGAAGTCAGCTACTATGCTATTCGAATTCAGCTGTTGCCCTGAGCACTTACCAGGTTCAAAAATCTAGCTACCAGATTCTTTAGAAAGCACATAGAAAATTCTTCAGAAACTACTACAATGCTCTTTAAACGGTTACTTTTCCTGGTGGGATGCGTCAATTAATTTGGGCCGGCGGTGTACAGGTTTTTCAGATAGCCTTTCGTGTTGTTTATAACTTATGTTTTCTACAAAATTGCTTAGAAACCACTGTCAACGTTTCAGAAGGTGAACAATATAGTCATGCATGTAAAAAATCTGCGATTTTAGAAGTGGTCATGAGAGAGCGCGCCGCTCAAAGTAAAAAACCACGGAGGCAAAAAAATATAAGCAATAGAAAAAGGTAAACATTGTTTGTACCACATACACCTACTACAGCGAACATCGCAGCAAACAGTGAGCATTTGTACTATAGCACTATTGTATGCACTGCACGAGTGTTTCTGTCAAGAGCATTTCAAAGCCGCACAGAAACGCTGTGCATGCACTCTAGCGTGCCGCCGCATGGAACAGGGGGCGTGCGGCACCTCTAACTAGCTTTTCCCAACATAGAAATAGGCGTTCACAAGAAAACCAGCCATCATAAACTCAACAAATGTTAGGCTCAAGTTTTCCCCACTAGTGTAATGAAAGACATGAAGCTATAAAGACACAACAATCACGGGCAATATGCCTAGTAAATATCACTGAACTGCAAACAGGGCAAGTAGATGGAGCCATATGAAAATCGCCTATCTAGTTAATATTTTGCTTACCTGTGCCCTGATAATTGCACTTCTCTTGTCTTGCTCAGCCTTCTCAACAATGAACTTGGCACGCTCAGCTTCCTGAGCAGCAACCTGTTTGGCTTCAATGGCATGAGTGAACTCCTTGCCAAAGCTGAGGCTGGTAATGGACACATCATCCAGAGCAATGTTGAAATTCTTGGCCCTCTCTGTCAGAATCTTCCTGATCTCCCTGCTCACAGCCTGCCATTACACAAAACAGCAAGTTATTCATTTGTTCTCAGAAGGACCAGCTAGCATGAAAATAAATGTAAACACAACATTCGTGATGAAACAGTACCTCTCTCTGCGTGATAAGCTGACTGGCATTGTATTGTGCAACCACAGCTTTGAGTGTTTCATGAATGAT contains:
- the LOC124702033 gene encoding prohibitin-1, mitochondrial-like — translated: MNKIKAPAGAGAMVKLALAGGALWFGATNTLYNVEGGHRAIVFNRFEGIKDKVYPEGTHLIIPLIERPIIYDVRARPNLVESTSGSRDLQMVRIGLRVLTRPMPEKLPTMYRTLGENYNERVLPSIIHETLKAVVAQYNASQLITQREAVSREIRKILTERAKNFNIALDDVSITSLSFGKEFTHAIEAKQVAAQEAERAKFIVEKAEQDKRSAIIRAQGEAKSAELIGQAIANNPAFVALRQIEAAREIAHTISSSSNKVFLDSSDLLLGLQQLNIAGKGKK